TTTACGTCATGTAGCCGAGTTAAACCGTATGGGTGCAGACATTCGTGTTAAAGGCAATCATGCCATCATCCGAGGTGTACCACTGCTATCAGGTGCGCCTGTGTTGGCTACAGACTTAAGAGCTTCAGCAGCTTTAGTGCTTGCAGGACTAGCAGCCGATGGTAAAACCACTATCAAAGGATTACATCATTTAGATCGTGGTTACGACAATTTGGAGTTGAAGCTACGCCAATTGGGAGCTAACATCCAACGAGTTACCGATGATACTATCGAGCCTGATGAATCTGCGGCTGCAACTAAGCAGTTAAGTTCTCAAGAAGTACAAAGGGTGATTCCAAATTAGAATCATATACGCTTTTAATGTTTAGCCCGCGCAAGCGGGCTTTGTTTGTATAGTCTCTACATCAAATATTTGTAGCGCTCATTTTCCGAATTGGTATTAGCTCAAAATTTCCTCAATTGCTGGTTTGAGAGTCGGAAATTTATATTCAAAGCCAGAAGACAAAGTTTTTTTAGGTAAAACTTCTTGACCTTCCAAAACAACCTTAGCTGCTTCTCCTAACAACACTTCTATTGCAAAGCTAGGAACAGGTAACCACGACGGACGGTGTAAGACTTCCCCCAATGTTTGACAAAATTCGTTCATCCGTACAGGTTTGGGGGCAGTAGCATTCAAAATACCTTCTACTTGAGGTTGTTGGAGTGCAAGCATAATTAAGTTAACAACATCGTCTCGATGCACCCAAGACACCCACTGCTGTCCGCTACCAATAGTACCACCAGCAAATATTTGGAAGATGGGAAGCATTTTCCCTAACGCTCCCCCTTTGCCTAAAACAATCCCTAATCTGATAATTACCAGTCGAGTGCCAGTTTGTTTAACTTTTTCGGCTTCTGTTTCCCAAGTTTGACAAACTTCAGCCAAAAAATCATTACCCGCACTGCTGGTTTCTTCATAGGTAGCAGTTTCGCTAGTACCGTAGTATCCAATTGCTGAAGCATTGACTAATACAGCAGGTTTGGGGTTAGCTTGGGCGATCGCTTCGACAATCTTTTGAGTCCCCAATTGACGACTTTGAATAATCTTTTGTTTTTGTTCGGGTGTCCAACGTCCCTCAGCAATGGGTTCCCCTGCTAAATTTACTACTGCATCACAGCCAGAAATTGTCTGTTGCCAAGCGCCTGATTCAGTGGGGGTATAGGCAACTACTTCTAAATTAGGAAATGCTGAAGCTGGAAAAACTTTTTGTGCTTTGCTGGCACTACGGCTAAAAACTATTAGTTGATGTCCTTCACTCTGCAAACGCTCTACTAAACGAGTACCAACAAATCCGGTTGCTCCAGTAATAGCTATTTTCATTAAATCTCCTTTAGTTTGCCTTCTTATCCTTAAGATTAATAGCTTTCAAAAAATTTTACTTCCTCTGCCCCTTGTGCAAAGCAGGGGCAACCACAGGGGGATTGCCCCTACAGGAGGTGTTTATTTTCATAATTTGCGTAAGCGTTAATTTAGAACCGAACAATCAATATTGCTGCTAATTGGGTGATTCTGATGGGGATGGTTCAGGTGTGGGGGTGGTAGGTTCTGGTTCTGGATTTTTAACAGTAAGGTTGAGTTGATAATCAGTTGCTTTTGAACTGTTAGAAACTATTACTATCTCGTAGTAACCAGATTCAGGTAGGGTTCCAGACCAACTTTTTTCCCGTGAATCTGCAAGGATGGGCGTTTTCCCAGTTGGGCTATAAATTGATAATAAAGTTTTACCGCCGTCTTGCAGCTGCACTTCCATTAGTTGAGCTTGGGTTAGCTGGGCAATATAAGCTTTGCTTTGTCCTGGTTTTAGGCTGTTACTAAGAGTTTTGCTAGTAGTGCCTGGGTCAAAGATAATTCTTTCGAGGGTGGTTCCAGACTGTAAGGCTTTCACTTGATCAAACATGACTGCTTGCCAAATTTGACCTACGGGTTGATTGAGGAAATTATCAAAATTGAGTTTAAGTGTATTAGCAGAATATTCTGAAAAGATAGATAAATATTTAGCGTCAGTTAAATCATAGAGGGCGCGACTGCTGAGGCGTAATTGATTGACTGCAAGTTTCCAGCGATCGCGATCGCCACTACTATAATTACCCATACCCCCACGTGCTTCTGCACTCAAGTTCGCTTGTTCTAATTTATCGAGCAAGTCAGCAGCAATTTTATCCCAACGTTCCCGCCATTGTTCATCATCTGTACCGTTGCCTAAATTTCTACCTCGCTGGCTAGGATATTTGCTCCAAAATGCTTGATTAACTGCGCTGACATAAAAGTTACTATTAATACCTACTTGAGTACGGCGTTGCTGTAGTGCTTGCTTGCGCTGTCTTTCTTCCGGTGTAAACTGTGGCGATATTGGTTGTGGTTCATCCACAGTGGGAGAAGCACTGGGTGAAATAGTTGGATCAGGTGATGGGGTAATTTTTCCTTGATTTGAGTTGGAATTTATCCAAACGTTACCAGCTAACCAGCCAATTCCACCTGCAATAGCCAGAATAAAGCATACCAATACAATTTTTCCGAATATGTTTAAAAAATTACTACTTGGTTGTGATGTTGATGCTGGTATGACAACGGGGGAATTAGCTGGCTGGTGATAGTTTTGAGGCTGCGAATATTGTTGTCCTGCTGGGTTAGGGGAAACAGCCATTGTAGCTTCTGTTACTACTTGTGGCGCTGGTGCTGAGATTGGTAATTGAGTAGTAGGGTAGTTAAGAGGCAGTTGAGGAAAATTGAGGGCTTGTAGGACTTCTTGTGCAGATTGAAAGCGATCGCCTAAAATTGGCTGTAGCATTTTAGTCAGCACACTATTTAAAGTAGGGCTAAGGCTGACATCTTTTGACCAATCCCAAGTAGCTGTTTGCTGGTTAATTAATTGTTGAGGTTCTTTCCCTGTTAATAATACTAAAACTGTTACTGCCAAAGCATACAAATCACTGTGAGGAAATACTATTCCTCTTTGCATTTGCTCTGTTGGGGCATATCCTACTTTACCTAGTCGGGTAGGCATTAAAGTGGGTGCATTCGCGATCGCACCTTGATTATATTGAGATTCAATCGTTGCAGCAATTTGTTTAACTCCGCCAAAATCAATCAATACAGGTAGCCCATCTGAACTACGCAGCATCAAGTTATCTGGAGAAATATCACGGTGAATTACTCCCATAGAGTGGATGTAATCTAATACTGGGAGAATTTGTAGTAATAATTGGGTTGCTTCTGGTTCGGTAAATTTTAAACCTTGACGCTTACGTGCTTCTAACAGCGCCTTATAATTTTGCCCATCTACAAAATCTTGTACTAAAAATAAGTACCCAGTGCCATTAGTGTTATACCGAAACATCTCCCTAAAATGGGGAATCTGCGGATGTTGTAGCTTATACAGTACTCCCGCTTCCCGTTCAAATAATTCCTCCGCTTTTTGTAAAGCGTAGCTACCTTGCACTTGGGGGGCAAATTCTTTTAATACACAAAATTCATTAAAACGGTTACGGTCTTGCGCTAGATAGGTGCGTCCAAAGCCACCGTGTCCGAGTTCGCGTATAATCTGATAGCGATCGCCTAATACAGACCCAACTGCTAAACTGTTGGCACTGGGCAGAATCAACTGTTCGCCACACTGCTGACAAAAGCGGCTACCAGCAGAATTTTCGTGTCCTTTGCTGCAATATATGGGCTTCATTAAAGGCGGGCTTGTAAACACAGTTTTAGTTAAGGTATAACAAATTAAGTACTATTCAACAAACTCAATTACAACATTTTAATGTTGTAGCCATGCCTACAAATAGGCAAAATAAAATTTACTAGCTGATTCTTGCGAAAAACTACATCTAATTTTTTCAATTAGAAATGCTTTGGCAAAGTTTTTCTAAGATGTGAAATCAACAAACGTACTAAGTACATTTGTTGATGAATTTAACTACACTAACAAGTTGGTATTTTCCAGAAATTTCTAATTTGTATTGTCAGTTATTGCTAACTTGCATCCAAGCGTTCCGCAATCCAAAATTTAATCACAGCTTGACGATGTAGACCTAAACGTTGAGCTTCCCTGTCTAATGCCTCCACCATCCACTGAGGAAAATCAACATTAACCTGTTTAGTTTCTAACCCTGGGCGACGCAGTGTTGAAAAATCTAAATATTCCAAGACATCTTCCCCATCATCAAACTTCTGATCGAATTCTTCAGCTTTCATAAATTTCCTCCTCATTCTCCCGCGCTCTTCGTACTGAAATGATTCTTATGGCTTCGCCTCGATTGGTAATAATTGCTGACCAATGCTTATCTCCTATCTTACCAATCACTATTGAGCGAGGTTCTGTAGTTGAACGTGCTTGTATCTCTACTCGCAGAGGGTCATTCCAAAGCAGTTGTGCTTCTTCAAAATCAATTCCATGCTTGGACTTATTGTTCTGACTTTTTACGGAATCGTATTCAAACTGCACACTTTTACAGATTTTATGTTAATAAATATGCCATATAAAATATACCATATTTATACATTTATTTTTCATGGATTAATTAACTTATTGATTAGTCATAATATTAATTTTTTGAGAAATAAATGCTTAGAAAATCAATTTTGAGATTCGTAAAATCTAATCAATTAATCAGCGTAAAATCTCATTTTAATAACACAGCATCCATAAAATTACGGAATATCAAGCTTAAAACTCTTAATCAAATAGAAACTCACTGTTTATTTAGCGGCTACGGAATGTCAAAATAAGGAAGGCATGGCGTATCAGGAGTAGGAATGTGAGTCAGACATTTGACTACGATTTATTAATTATCGGCGCAGGTGTGGGCGGACATGGGGCTGCTCTTCATGCTGTCAACTGTGGGCTGAAAACCGCCATCGTCGAAGCAGCAGATATGGGTGGAACGTGCGTTAATCGTGGTTGCATTCCCTCAAAAGCTTTATTAGCAGCATCGGGGCGGGTACGGGAGTTGCGTAATGCTCATCACCTCAAAGCATTAGGCATTCAAGTGAGTGGTGTGGAGTTTGAGCGACAAGGAATTGCAGATCACGCTAATAACCTTGTGAGCAAAATTCGCGGGGATTTAACCAATAGCCTGAAAAGATTAGGGGTTGATATTATCCAAGGCAGAGGTAAGGTAGCTGGAACGCAAAAAGTTAGTGTTGTTACTAGCACAGGGGAGAAAACTTTCACTGCTAAGGATATTATTATTTCCTCTGGCTCGATTCCTTGGGTTCCGCCTGGGATTGAAGTTGATGGAAAAACTGTATTTACCAGTGATGATGCGATCAAACTAGAAACACTGCCTGAGTGGGTGGCTATTATTGGTAGTGGTTACATTGGTTTAGAATTTTCTGATGTTTACACTGCCTTGGGTTGTGAAGTCACAATGATTGAGGCTTTAGACCAATTAATGCCAGGGTTTGACCGAGATATTGCGAAGTTGGCAGAAAGAGTGTTAATTTCCCCTCGTGATATTGAAACTAAAGTTAGCACTTTAGCCAGTAAGGTAACGCCAGGTTCGCCAGTAGTAATTGAACTGAGTAATGCTAAAACTAAAGAAGTTATCGACGTGATTGAAGTCGATGCTTGTTTAGTGGCAACAGGTAGGATTCCTGATACTAAGGATTTGGGATTAGAAGCTGTTGGAGTAGAAACAGACAGACGCGGCTTTATTCCGGTAAACGACCAGATGGCAGTATTATCTGGTGGTGAGGTTGTACCGCATTTGTGGGCAATTGGGGATGCTACAGGCAAGATGATGTTAGCTCACGCGGCTTCTGCTCAAGGTGTTGTGGCAGTAGAAAATATGTGTGGGCGTGAACGTACTGTTGATTATCACAGCATTCCGGCAGCAGCTTTTACTCATCCAGAAATTAGCTTTGTGGGGATGACGGAAACAGCAGCTAAAGAGTTGGGTGCAGCCGAAGGTTTTGAAGTTGGGGCAGTGCGGAGTTACTTTAAGGGTAATTCTAAGGCGATCGCAGAAGGTGAATCTGATGGTATTGCCAAGGTAATATATCGCAAAGATACAGGTGTTGTGCTGGGCGCTCATATTATGGGATTGCACGCTTCAGATTTAATTCATGAAGCATCTCAGGCGATCGCGGGGCGGCAGTCTGTCAACAATTTAGCTTATGTGGTTCACGCT
This genomic stretch from Oculatellaceae cyanobacterium harbors:
- a CDS encoding BrnT family toxin encodes the protein MQFEYDSVKSQNNKSKHGIDFEEAQLLWNDPLRVEIQARSTTEPRSIVIGKIGDKHWSAIITNRGEAIRIISVRRARENEEEIYES
- a CDS encoding TIGR01777 family oxidoreductase codes for the protein MKIAITGATGFVGTRLVERLQSEGHQLIVFSRSASKAQKVFPASAFPNLEVVAYTPTESGAWQQTISGCDAVVNLAGEPIAEGRWTPEQKQKIIQSRQLGTQKIVEAIAQANPKPAVLVNASAIGYYGTSETATYEETSSAGNDFLAEVCQTWETEAEKVKQTGTRLVIIRLGIVLGKGGALGKMLPIFQIFAGGTIGSGQQWVSWVHRDDVVNLIMLALQQPQVEGILNATAPKPVRMNEFCQTLGEVLHRPSWLPVPSFAIEVLLGEAAKVVLEGQEVLPKKTLSSGFEYKFPTLKPAIEEILS
- a CDS encoding CopG family transcriptional regulator, which codes for MKAEEFDQKFDDGEDVLEYLDFSTLRRPGLETKQVNVDFPQWMVEALDREAQRLGLHRQAVIKFWIAERLDAS
- the lpdA gene encoding dihydrolipoyl dehydrogenase, which codes for MSQTFDYDLLIIGAGVGGHGAALHAVNCGLKTAIVEAADMGGTCVNRGCIPSKALLAASGRVRELRNAHHLKALGIQVSGVEFERQGIADHANNLVSKIRGDLTNSLKRLGVDIIQGRGKVAGTQKVSVVTSTGEKTFTAKDIIISSGSIPWVPPGIEVDGKTVFTSDDAIKLETLPEWVAIIGSGYIGLEFSDVYTALGCEVTMIEALDQLMPGFDRDIAKLAERVLISPRDIETKVSTLASKVTPGSPVVIELSNAKTKEVIDVIEVDACLVATGRIPDTKDLGLEAVGVETDRRGFIPVNDQMAVLSGGEVVPHLWAIGDATGKMMLAHAASAQGVVAVENMCGRERTVDYHSIPAAAFTHPEISFVGMTETAAKELGAAEGFEVGAVRSYFKGNSKAIAEGESDGIAKVIYRKDTGVVLGAHIMGLHASDLIHEASQAIAGRQSVNNLAYVVHAHPTLSEVLDEAYKRALTV
- a CDS encoding serine/threonine-protein kinase yields the protein MKPIYCSKGHENSAGSRFCQQCGEQLILPSANSLAVGSVLGDRYQIIRELGHGGFGRTYLAQDRNRFNEFCVLKEFAPQVQGSYALQKAEELFEREAGVLYKLQHPQIPHFREMFRYNTNGTGYLFLVQDFVDGQNYKALLEARKRQGLKFTEPEATQLLLQILPVLDYIHSMGVIHRDISPDNLMLRSSDGLPVLIDFGGVKQIAATIESQYNQGAIANAPTLMPTRLGKVGYAPTEQMQRGIVFPHSDLYALAVTVLVLLTGKEPQQLINQQTATWDWSKDVSLSPTLNSVLTKMLQPILGDRFQSAQEVLQALNFPQLPLNYPTTQLPISAPAPQVVTEATMAVSPNPAGQQYSQPQNYHQPANSPVVIPASTSQPSSNFLNIFGKIVLVCFILAIAGGIGWLAGNVWINSNSNQGKITPSPDPTISPSASPTVDEPQPISPQFTPEERQRKQALQQRRTQVGINSNFYVSAVNQAFWSKYPSQRGRNLGNGTDDEQWRERWDKIAADLLDKLEQANLSAEARGGMGNYSSGDRDRWKLAVNQLRLSSRALYDLTDAKYLSIFSEYSANTLKLNFDNFLNQPVGQIWQAVMFDQVKALQSGTTLERIIFDPGTTSKTLSNSLKPGQSKAYIAQLTQAQLMEVQLQDGGKTLLSIYSPTGKTPILADSREKSWSGTLPESGYYEIVIVSNSSKATDYQLNLTVKNPEPEPTTPTPEPSPSESPN